The Paracoccus aestuarii region TATCGGCCAGCCAGGACAAAGCGCCCTTAAAGTCGGCCCCCGTGGTGTGCTGCACAAGGTCGATAGCGCCGCCCCGCCCGTGCTGTGCGATGTGGTCGAACCACTTCCCCAGCTTCGGTCCTTGGGCGAGGGTGATGTTGAACCCGTCAGCCTTCCAGCGGTCAGGCTCCGCCTTGTCCTGCTGGAAGCCCAGAGCGTCCAAGACGTCCGGCAGCGGCAACGCCCGCATCCTGTCAGCGGTCGCCTTCTGCTGCACCAGCGCCTTCTCGGTGCGCTCACGCTTCCGGCGCTCCTTCTCGGCCGTCGCCTCGGCCGCCTTCTTGGCGGTGCGGTCGCTCTCGGCCGTGCGGGCGCGGGCGAAGGATGGGGCGGCTTGGCGGCCGATGGCCGCGACCTGCTCATCAGCCCATTTGTCGGGGTTCAGCAAGACCCGCGGCGGCACCTCGATCTCAAGCGCGGCCACGGGCGCGGAGATCTGGGCGTAGTGGCGACGCACCCGCTCGTGCGTGGCTGTGCTGCCCTCGATCCCGCGAGATAGGCCAAGAGGCGCTACGGCGGCGGCGTAATCGGTCTGCTGCTGGCGGCAGCGGGCCGCGCCCCCGATCCACCGGCGGGCGTTCAGGTGGCCGCTGTCGGGGTCGAGCGGCACGACATAGCCCGTCAGGTGGGGCGTGCGCTCGTCGCCGTGCAGGCGCAGGTGCGCGATGTTCTCGCGCCCGTATTCCTGAACCAGCCAAGCCGTCGATCGGTCGAGCCAGTCCTGCTGCTGCTCGGCGGTCGCATCGGCCCACCATTCGGGCGAGGCCGTCAGCAGGACCTCGATCGCGATGACGCTGTTAGACCGGCGCCGCTTCTTGCCAGCGTCATCCACCGCGTCCAGGGCGGGGATGAGGGCAGCGGCGTCGGCTGCGGGATCATCGGAGCCGATGAAGACGCGGTTCAGCTGCGCCCGACGCGGGTCGGCATTGGGGGTCGGAACGGCGCGGGTCATGTGGTTCGCGGACGCGGCCAGTGCGCCCGCCGTCTTGATCTTCTCGTGGCGGTAGATGGCATAGGGCACTGTTCACTTCCTTTCCGGAACGATGGGGGTCTGGGGGTTTCCCCCAGCCCCAACCCCGGAAGGGGTTGGGGTAGCTGACGGCAGGACGAATGAAACAAACGGAAACGGACGCGGAGCGCCGTTGAAGTTTGTGTAGTGAGTATACAAACTCGTCATTTTGAAAATTCGAGCATCTTACGATGCCCGAACCTCTCCCGTTTCCGAGTCCACAACGTCGTCCAGCGGCAGTTCTGGCTCGCCCATGCGCTCCTTCATCATCACCTGCATTCGGCGCTTTATCTGCTCTGGTTGAGCCGATTTCCGGACCATGGTGCGGGTCATGAAAACTGCCTGCTCTTTCGAGCTGTCCCACGACTTCCAGATCTCCGTAGGGTCGAGGGCATATGCGCTCACCGATCCGCCGACGACTATCCGCAGGAGTGCGTTCCGCTCTT contains the following coding sequences:
- the mobV gene encoding MobV family relaxase, with the translated sequence MPYAIYRHEKIKTAGALAASANHMTRAVPTPNADPRRAQLNRVFIGSDDPAADAAALIPALDAVDDAGKKRRRSNSVIAIEVLLTASPEWWADATAEQQQDWLDRSTAWLVQEYGRENIAHLRLHGDERTPHLTGYVVPLDPDSGHLNARRWIGGAARCRQQQTDYAAAVAPLGLSRGIEGSTATHERVRRHYAQISAPVAALEIEVPPRVLLNPDKWADEQVAAIGRQAAPSFARARTAESDRTAKKAAEATAEKERRKRERTEKALVQQKATADRMRALPLPDVLDALGFQQDKAEPDRWKADGFNITLAQGPKLGKWFDHIAQHGRGGAIDLVQHTTGADFKGALSWLADRFGDGATAADLTARMRAEAVRQVKEAKTEREPFTAPSPAPEHWPGVRKYLVEDRALPAPYIDKLHGQGDCYADARRNAVFICRDAEGRAVGAELKGTIQRSDGSRFSGMTPGSAKDAGGFRIGSIAKAAVIYLVESAIDAISLAKLRATAGEKGFTIISTAGTTPNPRTWLAGIADKVKRVCAFDNDPVGDKAADGLRRHRFERLRPTGKDWNDDLRAARAAEGAGGGTKAVMDALRRPDASPPPETTPEVDDSPSPS